A genome region from Triticum aestivum cultivar Chinese Spring chromosome 2B, IWGSC CS RefSeq v2.1, whole genome shotgun sequence includes the following:
- the LOC123042330 gene encoding tuliposide A-converting enzyme 1, chloroplastic codes for MSAAPPTVPPAATAADDEILYESMPRLRVYRSRVERYLVGSEFVAVSTDAATGVASRDTAISPNVSARLYLPRLDAADGTLPVLVYYHGGGFCLFSAFDSTYHAYLNAFAAYANVLVVSVEYRLAPEHPVPAAYADSWDAVAWVLSQAAASAGAEPDPWLARHADLSLLYLSGDSAGANIAHHIAMRAGASVRGLVLVHPYFLGSDEVGSDGLDPAMRERLGRLWRVACPAAAGEDDPLINPLADGAPGLEALACGRVLVCVAGADVLRDRGRAYYDRLVNSGWRGQAEMWQAPGKGHRFHLLEPGCDEAAAQDRAISGFLNR; via the coding sequence ATGTCCGCCGCGCCGCCCACCGTGCCCCCGGCGGCCACGGCCGCCGACGACGAGATCCTGTACGAGTCCATGCCACGCCTCCGCGTCTACAGGAGCCGCGTGGAGCGCTACCTGGTCGGCTCCGAGTTCGTCGCCGTCTCCACCGACGCCGCCACCGGGGTCGCCTCCCGCGACACCGCCATCTCCCCCAACGTCTCCGCGCGCCTCTACCTCCCCCGCCTGGACGCCGCCGACGGCACGCTCCCTGTCCTCGTCTACTACCACGGTGGCGGGTTCTGCCTCTTCTCCGCCTTCGACTCCACCTACCACGCCTACCTCAACGCCTTCGCCGCCTACGCCAACGTGCTCGTCGTCTCCGTCGAGTACCGCCTCGCACCCGAGCACCCCGTCCCCGCCGCGTACGCGGACTCGTGGGACGCGGTCGCCTGGGTCCTTTCACAGgccgccgccagcgccggcgccgagCCGGATCCGTGGCTCGCCCGCCACGCCGACCTCTCCCTCCTCTACCTCAGCGGCGACAGCGCCGGGGCCAACATCGCGCACCACATAGCCATGCGGGCGGGGGCCAGCGTCCGCGGCCTCGTCCTGGTACACCCTTACTTCCTGGGGAGCGACGAGGTGGGCTCAGACGGCCTGGACCCGGCGATGCGGGAGCGGCTCGGGAGGCTGTGGCGCGTCGCGTGCCCGGCCGCAGCGGGAGAGGACGACCCGCTCATCAACCCGCTCGCGGACGGCGCGCCGggcctcgaggccctggcttgcgGGCGCGTCCTCGTGTGCGTCGCCGGGGCGGACGTGCTCCGCGACCGCGGCCGCGCCTACTACGACCGGCTCGTGAACAGCGGGTGGCGTGGCCAGGCGGAGATGTGGCAGGCGCCGGGCAAGGGGCACAGGTTCCACCTGCTGGAGCCGGGCTGCGACGAGGCCGCCGCGCAGGACAGGGCCATCAGCGGCTTCCTCAACCGCTGA